From Onychostoma macrolepis isolate SWU-2019 chromosome 05, ASM1243209v1, whole genome shotgun sequence:
tttaaaaatgtttgtaatttaaaaataaatatatgtgttGATTagtttaaaacaatatttacttTGTAGCAACCCAATGAAATTGGCTTGATAACTTAATTTTTCCACACCATTTGAGTTCAGGATTTCAAAGCTCCTCCCCCACTTAACGAGCAAGGAACAAGTTCAGACATGTTTTAGGATGACCAGAATGACACAAAGAACATTTCAAGGTGAGTAATCTGAGtgagttttatttcatttacaaataaattctcTTCATTTAACTAGAGGTTTAGCTACACCTGGTAATATAGTTGATGTTAGCAGTGTAATTTGACCAGGATAGCAGTGGATAAGAATGTAAAAAACGGTTTCATTGAAAAATATGCTCAGCCAGAGAGGGAATTTCATTTGTGCTGTAAATaggaaaataatttaatgcacagccacatttttaaaaatctgtcgTCATTCACACAGATAGCATTCAAGTTTTATTGTAGGCAGTTTTCTGTTTGACCAACATTAACAGACTTTTGATTTCTGTAAAAAAGATAGTagaggcagttttttttttttttttgcttttttaatacagtgtgtttttgtgttagtaCAATCTGCAGAAAGAGATATTCTGGATTTTGGTCACTGTTGTTATGTAAcctaaaatttgtattttattttcctgcACTTAAAGGCATACAGTAAATTACGGTTAAATTATCATTTAGTGAATCTTCTGGCATCAATTACGAATATCTACTGGTTGCTGAGATTTGCATGAACAGTTAATGCAAATGTACTATGACATTCTAGGCtgatcagtattttttttaagttggcCCATATCTAAAAATGGGTTTGGGGTGTAAAATTTGTAAATTTGAAACCAAAACACAAATAGCGTTGCTAAAACATTACAGGCTATACCATGGTCATGGTGGGCAACCAGTGCCATGCCTTTATCAAGACTGTTTTTGTTCTTTCAGAACATGGGGTAGCCTTAGATCACATTTATCAAGACATCACTCTAAGGGAACTCAGGAAAGATTCAGATCTGCAGAAAGTATCTCTTTTACTTGCCCTTGTTGCAATGCCAAGACAATCTCCACAGAAAGAGAATTATTTGAACACCTGGGTCGGCATTTGAAAAAACATGAGACTGTCATCTGTGTATTTCAGAACTGCAATTTCAGCACTAATATTTATGGTACATTTGCTTCCCACAGAAGCCGAAAACATACTCCTCACTCATTGACGGACTTCAAGGAAGACATAATAAAAAGGTTTGTAAGTTCAGCCAACACAGATCAACACAGTGATGTGGAAATTCAAGATAGGGAGCTGCCTGATGATGGTCaagatgatgataatgatgtgAGAGTTCTGCCAAACCACATTGAAAAAATGTTGGCTTTGTTGTTTCTAAAACTTGAGAGCACTTTTAATGTATCTAACAGGTGTATTGATGAGGTTGTTGAAGAGTTAAATTTCATATCTCATTCAGCATCAGGACCCATcatcaaacacattttacagtCCTGCTTGAGGAAACATAATTGTGAGATTGATGAATCTGTTGTGTCAGACATGGTGACAGAGCTGTGTGTTGCAAATCCTTTTACCTCTGCCCTGAGTAGCAGTGGTCCCCTTTCTTCTGCCTACAAGAGAAGGTCTTATTATATAGAGCAGTTTGATGTGGTGGAACCAGTGGAGTATGTACTGGATAGGGAAGAAAATAGAAGCTTCCAGTATGTCCCCATTCTGAAGTCATTGCTTCAGGTTTTGAGTCAGAAAGAGATCCGGGATTTAATCTTAAAAAACAGAGAAGCTCAAAGTAACAGTGAAACTCAGTACAGGGCGTTTTCTGATGGCATTTACTACAAAACAAATGAGTTGTTTTCTGCAGAAGATCCTACGATTGCTATTATTCTCTATGTTGATGACTTTGAGATATGCAATCCTCTGGGAACATCAAGAAAGAAACACAAAGTGACAGCTGTGTACTGGGTGTTAGCTGATGTTCCTGCACTGCTCAGATCTTCACTGACCTCCATCTTCTTAGCAATTCTCTGCAAGGCTGATGATGTTAAGAGATTTGGTTATAGTACTGTACTTCAGCCACTGCTCAAGGATCTTGTGAGCTTGGAGGAGGAGGGCCTGTATGTTCCAGCATTAGGCAAAATAGTCAAAGGAACAGTGTTTTGTGTCGTGGCAGATAATCTTGGGGCACATTCCTTGGGGGGATTTGTTGAAAATTTCTCCGGTTCTTACATTTGCAGATTTTGTCAGGGTGATAAATCAAAGTTTCAGGTAGAAGAAGTCAGAACAGGGGCATTTCCTCTCAGAACTAAAGAACAGCATGAAATGCATATCCAGGCTGTGCAGGAGAATACAGACTTGACTCATGTCTATGGAGTCAAGAGGCACTGTCCACTTACGAAGAATCTAAAGCATTTCAACGTTTTATCAGGATACCCTCCTGATGTGATGCATGATTTGTTTGAGGGTATAGTCCCCCGAGAACTGGCTCTCTGTCTTCAagtatttatcaaaaataaatactttactCTTGATGAGCTCAACAAAGCCATTCAAATGTTTCCGTACAAATGGTCAGACAAGACTGATGCTCCACAGCAAGTCCCTCTGAATTTTGCAACAAAGAAAAGTGTTGGAGGGAATGCACATGAGAATTGGTCTTTGTTGAGATTCCTGCCCCTCCTCATTGGATCAAAAATCCCTGAGGGTGATCCAACATGGGAAGTACTTCTAGTGCTCAAAGACATAGTTGAGCTAGTTGTAAGCCACGTTCACACAGAGGAGACGATTTGCTACCTGGACAGTAGAATCtctgaacacaaacacagattGCTCCAGGTTTTCCCAGAGGAAAAACTAATACCCAAACACCATTTCCTGGAACATTATCCAGAGTTGATCAGAGCCTATGGTCCACTAGTGTTACTGTGGACTATGCGGTTTGAAGCCAAACACAGCTTTTTTAAGCGTGTTGTCAGGCACACACAAACCTTTCGAAATATTCTCCTTTCACTCTCCATGAAGCATCAGCTGATGATTGCATATAACCATCATGATTCTAGTGTTGTAAAACCCATCTTACACTCCACAAATCTGGCTACTGTAGATGTTACTGTGCTAAGAGAAAACATCCAGAAAGCACTGCAAGCTAAATTCTGATGAACGACGTATTCAGATAGCCAATACAGTGTTTTACAGTGGCACAAAGTATGTAATTGGAATGGTTTTGGCTAATGGCTCGACAGGTGGTCTGACCGATTTTGGAGAGTTGATCCAAATAGTTGTTGTTAAGGGCACTCTTGTATTCATTCTGAAATCCTTGATTGCATGGTCAGTTGAGCATCTCAGGAGCTATGTTCTTGAGAAAACAGACACTGTGAAAGTGCTAGAGCCTGCAGAGCTGTCTGATATGTTCCCTTTATCACCTTATGTGTTTAGTGGAAAGAGCATTGTAACCCTGAAACGCTACATTTATGTTACTTAGATTGCCAACAAAACCTTGACTTGTCAAATTCAGAAGTCATAGTTGGAACAAAAAGCCACTTTATCACTTTTTCACAAGGATTAAGCCTGTTAGCATAGCCTACACTTACTTTTCAATAAGATTAACATGCAAGAAACAAATACAGTCCAACAGCAAAGTATGTTATATGGATGGTCCCCCAGTTATTGCTTGTGCAGactttgtattttcatttaaaaaacaaactaacGAAAAAAATAGTTTGGTGTAATGACCTTGCATTGAGCAGAGCCTCTACAACTCTGGGGGAACATTGCATTGTATTCTTACTGacatttgttgttattttgtgtATTACAGATAATGCCGCAACCAGCTCATCTCCGAGTGATTCTTTCAGACCATGATGTCCAAAAACTGACATTACCTTCTGGAGTCCCCGGAACAGTTGAAGAACTTGAATCAGTTGTTCGAGATACTTATGGGATTTCTGTGAATTTCTGTTTGCATTACAAGGATGTTGATTTTGGCAATGATTTTTTTACCCTGCTTTCAACTTCCGATATCAAAGACAAAGACACAATCAAGGTTGTGTATGTCCTGGAACCCCCGACTGTAACTTTGACTTTAACAGATATAGACAGCTCCTTCACAAGTAATGATTGTCCCTCTCAGCCTTTCAATGATGCGTCCTCATCTGTGACCTCCAATGACACATTGCCCGTTTCTTCAGAATCGACTTCAGAAAACCTAACCTATCGGTCAAAGGGTTGGCCCTCAGAATTTCCAATTCCCCGTTTCTCTTCCAGTACAGAGATACTGCTTCAGTCAGGCAATGAAAAATACAGGTGTTCTGGGACTCGTCTTGATACAAAAGATCTTGTTTCAATGCTTCCAGACATTCTAGGAAAATTAGCTGAAGTCATTTTTGAATACACTGCATACCCATCAAGTGCCCACTTAAGTCAGGTAGCGGAGGCCCTGATCCAAAAACATCCCTGTCTCATAGAACCAGGGTCATTCAATGGTTACTAGGGCTGGATTCAACGACTGAAATACAAGATGAACAATTTTAGATCAAAACTTAGAGGAATTGGCTGTCCAGAAACTGTGGTGAACTCACTCAAGCGAAAACCAGCAGATGACCAGACTCCtgctaaaaatgttaaaaagcctAAAAAGGCTGAAGTTAATTACTTGCCTCCTCATCCTCAAGGTGAAAGCAGTGCGAGTTTGGAGCAAGAGAGAGTGAACCTTTTGCATGAAGTgacaaaaaagaacaatttcCAAGTTGTTGCTGAGAAAATGGGCAAGACATTCTCTCTTCGCAGACAAGAAATAATTTACAACACCCCTGAAATCAAGGATGTCATGGAGCGCTGGCCTGCGTTATCAGATGCTGCACAGGTAAGGTTTGTTCTCTCTTTGGAAGCGAAAAGAGTTTTGATTGTTTTCCCCATCTTCAGACAGCTATTGTTACAGTTTCAGAACTTTATCAGAAAATCACCTTGAAGTTATTTAAACAGGCTGCAGAAAATTCATCACCTTTGACTAAGTTcactatttaatttttaatttgtaaataaacaacACAGACATTGCAAACATAGTATTAATTGATGTTGCATTGAAAAAGTACTGAGAGCAGGCCTGAACacagtattatttaatgtataagaACATATTACATGTAATGTGATGTTACATATGAAATGTTCTACCATTCCTGTTTATACAGATAAATGAAGAATTCAAAAGAATAACCACTGTAAGTCTTGAAGCCACCTTTATGGCCAAACTTGACAAGTGTACCCCAAAACTGATGGACCTGGCCTCATCAAAGGGAGGAGCTAAAGCAGAAAGAATCAGAAAGATCAGGGACATGCTTCTCGAggtattgtaaattatttagaCCATCACACTAGAATAATTTAgatttgtgtttaaaatgtcaaGTTGTTGTCATTCACCTGTTCagattaaagtatatttatttactgttggCACTTTctctttattctttttttcatttttattaaatagcaCAATACAATTGAAGTACGGAGAGAAGTAGCTATCTGCTGCCTTGTTGTCTACCTTGGAGAGACAGAAGAGGACCTTTTCAAGGAGTTTGCTGTGAGTATTACAACATCttgaatataaaatgaaatcttCACTTGGCACAGTGTAAACACACAGGGCAACAACGTGCTCCTGCACTGCAGTACACTGGCAACACTGGGTCTACCCAGGTCAATGATATCATAACAATGGTatgatttatttagtttaataaagAGATGTATGGAAAAAGaattgtaaaaatgtgtatGGCTGTTGCTTTTCACTTAAccatttgaattatttcatgaaacttactattatttttataataaaatatttttgatcattACTTATTGATGCAACCTATTTTGGCCATTTGAGTAACTAGGTGCAtggtcattaaaataaaaaaagttaaaatagaaCAAAGTTTCCAGTGATTAACTGAATTAAGTAAGATTAACTTAAAAATCAGCAATAATAATCCAATTCATTAGCTCTAACATGCTATCTATATTTTCTCTTGCTTTACAAGAACACACAAGAGTTTGAGGAAGACATTGAAAGGCAAGTGATGACAATTGCCATCATCGGTGATCAACCTACTTCAGGATGTAACCACAAGACGGCAACCATTGTGGTTGAGGGCATCAAAATCCTGAATGGAATGGATATCTCAAGGTGCTGTGCTCTGCTGATGGGCATAATATATGCTCTGAATCTGAGTTACCCCAAGGAACTTAAATATACCTGTGAAGTGTTTCAGAAGTTGTTTCTTGAACTTGATGGACTGAAACCCAGTGCAAAAGTAATGCGTCTGAAGAACAGTATTTTCTGAAATCTtgttcacttttttatttttatttgaagtcTACTGTAGGCTGATCTTTGTGTTATATTTCATACTGCTTGAAAAACTGAGGTTAATGTATGAACAGTATTTTCT
This genomic window contains:
- the LOC131541211 gene encoding uncharacterized protein LOC131541211 isoform X2; amino-acid sequence: MGKTFSLRRQEIIYNTPEIKDVMERWPALSDAAQINEEFKRITTVSLEATFMAKLDKCTPKLMDLASSKGGAKAERIRKIRDMLLEHNTIEVRREVAICCLVVYLGETEEDLFKEFANTQEFEEDIERQVMTIAIIGDQPTSGCNHKTATIVVEGIKILNGMDISRCCALLMGIIYALNLSYPKELKYTCEVFQKLFLELDGLKPSAKVMRLKNSIF
- the LOC131541211 gene encoding uncharacterized protein LOC131541211 isoform X1; this translates as MVMVGNQCHAFIKTVFVLSEHGVALDHIYQDITLRELRKDSDLQKVSLLLALVAMPRQSPQKENYLNTWKPKTYSSLIDGLQGRHNKKINEEFKRITTVSLEATFMAKLDKCTPKLMDLASSKGGAKAERIRKIRDMLLEHNTIEVRREVAICCLVVYLGETEEDLFKEFANTQEFEEDIERQVMTIAIIGDQPTSGCNHKTATIVVEGIKILNGMDISRCCALLMGIIYALNLSYPKELKYTCEVFQKLFLELDGLKPSAKVMRLKNSIF